Part of the Zingiber officinale cultivar Zhangliang chromosome 8A, Zo_v1.1, whole genome shotgun sequence genome, CACAACAACATCAATATTTATGTCGACCATCCCTGCCTACTGTGAATTGCTCAGTCGCTAGCATTATTTCATCAGCAGTGCATACATTTGTCACATTGGCACCCACATGCATCATAATCTTAGGAGCACCCAAGGTGGAAGACATTTTTGAACGTTCAGATTTATCTGGGAAAAAAAAACACCTTTTTGGTATAAAGTATCATGGGGGTGACTACCTATTAAGCCCTTTAGTCATGCTTGTGGTTTATATTCTGATACTAAATACCATTTCTTCTCTCATTGTAAATACAAACATTATAACATATTTGTTATATTACACAGATACAGATTTTTTTTCCTATCAAAATTGGAAGGCCAGTTGCTTGCATAGAAGAACAATAATTGTTATACAAACAAGATCCTTTTCTATTTGACTCCACAGCTTGTTCATTTTAGCTCCGCTAGAAATATAAAAATGAAGGGGTTCCGTTGTGACCATCGAGTTAGACTCAAAGCTTTATGACATTGGCAAATATGAATGATTCGCAAAGAGTACTCTAATACGTGCACACAACTAGCATACACAAGATAGAATCAAGTTGAGATACATTACCCCAACATTATTGTATTCCCAAAGCCTGTGAACACCATAGTCAACGACCTGCAATTGGAGTCAAGTTTACTAGATAAGTCTAACGAACTCATAAATTTCAAACTTCACAGCGAAAATCACCATGAAAAAACAATTATGCGAAAGACAATGTCTCTACCAAAATTTCTAAAGGTTTGTTCTTTCTCGATACGAGTTAACCTAATCAAAAAGTTGGACATTTATTCTCACCGAAATGACCAAGCATGACGATTGGACGACATAAACGCAAAATTCGATATCCATAGAAAAAACAAGATGTCAATAATCGCGGGAAGGATAgtggagaagaagaatgagacACCGCACCCGTTCTCCGACAAAGGCTCCAGCGACAATGAACGTGACATAGACGGAATTGCGGCGCATCAGAACGCGATATAGCCCCTCCCACAACCCACCACCACCTCTCCTCGCTGCCGATGCCGTTGCCGCCGCCGCCATTAGTTGAGTAGATTTCTACGTTCTTCCAAACCTCGGGGAAGCTAGGGTTCGTGAAATAAGAACAGCCATCGACAGTAATATTGCCAAATCAAAGACTTATTGGGCCTAATGGACCATAGAAGCCCAATCTCGTAACGGATTAAGCCCAAAATTAATTGGTAAAAAAAATGGTGTTTTAAAAAGGAATTAtggattaaaaatcaaatttaattttaaattagacaaagaaataatttctaaatatttGAATTGCAAGATTtcaatgaataaaaaaaataagggaagAACAAGACAATTTAGGAATTCATACATCTCCAGGATATTATGGTGTTATCCACTTTAAACCTAAGatctcattattttatttttggactctattTAAAAAGCCTGATTCCAATAAAGATATTTTCATCCATTCTAAATCCATAATATTTTCTATGTCTTTCCAATATAGAACCTTAATTGTATTTCTGACAATCCTCTACTCAAATAAAGAATTACTATTACTCTGATGGTATGAGTCTCCTAACAAGCATTCGATTACTTTTGATGTACTCTAGGCTTTCTCATAAGCATCTGGTCATCTTGACTTGCATTGGGTCTTCCCGTAAGTATCTGGTtactcttgacctgcttcggattTCACTGCAAACATTCGGTCATCCTAACCTGATTTAGGTCTCCCTGTAAACATctggtcatcctgacctacttcGGACCTCCT contains:
- the LOC122008242 gene encoding cytochrome b-c1 complex subunit 9, mitochondrial-like; amino-acid sequence: MAAAATASAARRGGGGLWEGLYRVLMRRNSVYVTFIVAGAFVGERVVDYGVHRLWEYNNVGKRYEDIPVLGQRQSE